GACATAGCCGCGGGAAGTGAAGACGGGCGGCGAACCGATCTCATTGCTGCCGGTTGGCGCGCCGGCGGTGTGCAGCTCGCGCGTATAGGCGGCGAACTGGACGATCGCCGGATAGCGGCCCGGCGCGCTCGGGGTATAAACATCGGCCGACAGGGTGACGCCGCCGGCCGCCTCTATGCGCTGGTCGGCGAGAAGGCGACAGCCGAGCCCCTCGGCTGCGGCGCGCGTCGGCCGCCAGCCCGCGAGCTGTTCGTGCGTCAGTTCCGGCGCCTTGATGGGAATGAGATTGTCGAGCCACTCGGACATGGCGCCTCCCTTTGAATTACGAGCGTCTCGCGGCGCACAGCGGAAGGCGCGCGATACAACATTCGCGCGCTGCCGTCCTCATCAGCATTGTGATGTCGGTCATTTCGCGTTGGCTGTATCGCCTAGGGCGCCCGGACCGCAAGCGGAACGCTATAAGGGAAACGCTATTTGCTCTCGGCAACTCCGCGCACGTCCCGTAGCGTATCGAGACCCCCGCCCTTATCCTGCACGACGCTGAGACTGCCGTCGGTTTCGAGCACGACCGCTTTCACGCGATCAAAGTCGGCGACGCCCTGGCTACGCATCGCCGCAAACGCCTCCTTCTCGGTGACGCGCTCGCGCCGTAACGCCTCCGGAAGAAAGCGCCCTTCAAAATAAAGCAGCGCCGGCTCCGATTTCACCAATTTGGCGAATATCTTCGAGCGCACCGAAGTGAAGGTCACGACATATTGAAGCGCGCACAGCAGCGCCAGAGCGAGCGCGCATTCGACAAGCGACACCTGATTGTTGAGGATGGCGGCCGACAAGGTTGAACCGAGCGCGACAGTAACGATCAGATCGAATGCATTCATTTTTGAAAGCGTGCGCTTGCCCGTGAATCTGAGCATGACGATCAACGTAATATAAGCGAGGACGCCGATCACGGCGATGCGCTCGAGGTCATAGAGGCTATGAAAGAACATGGAAAATCTCACCCGGCAGGCCCCTGCGCCTAACCGCTGGGATCGGCCATTGGTTCCCCGGGGAATCAAGCGTTCCGCGGCGACGGATCCGCGACGCGGATGCGCAAGCCCCTTGGGCGCGCCAATTCGGACGACGGTAGCCGCCTTTGGCGTCACGCATCCGCTTTCGCGCCTGTCGGGCGAATGTGGCGAGCGCGGGCGGGGTGAGCATCGGCCCGGCCTATTCGATTTCCGCCGCCGCCCGATCCGCGTCGAGGCGCGATCGATCCGCTTTTGGCGGGCATGTCGCGCTCCACGGATGCGGCCCGTCCCTACCTCAATATTTACAGATGAGGGTGGCGGCGATGGTCGTTGGCTCGCCATGGAAGAGAGCGCCGTTTGAGGTCCAGTTCGGGCGGTTGGTGAGATTTGCCGCGTTGAGTTCGATTTTGAGATTGTCGCTGAAGCTGTAAGCGAGCGAGGCGCCGAGCATCTGCTGGGGCGCCAGGGTGAAGCCGTAGGTGTTGGGCAGCGTCGCCTCGAGGCGGCTCGCGTAATAGTAGCTTGCGCCGAATTCGAGCCCTTTCAGCTCGCCCGTGTCGAAGGCGTAACTGGCGGAAAAACTATAGACGCGCCTTGGCGCGCCGAGGAGATCGCTGCCCTGCTGCGACGGGACATTATCGTCCTTCGAGACGAGCGCATGCAGGAAGGTGGCGACGGCGTTGATTTTGAGGTTCGGCAGGATTTCGCCGCCGAGATTGACCTCAACGCCATGGCTGTGTTGCTGGCCGGTGACGACCGAATAGAAACCGCTCGGATTGGCTGGATTGGGGATCGCGACATTGTCGCGGGTGATGTCGAAGAGCCCGACTTCGAAACTCATCTTGCGATCCAGAAACTCGCGCCGCAAGCCCAGCTCAAACTGGGTGTCCTGCTGCGGCGGCGGCGCTTCGCCGCTTTGAATGCGCACGCCGGTGTTCGGGATCAGCGACTTGCCGTAAGCGGCGAAGAACTGCGTCTCCTCATTGGGCCGATAGAGAATGCCGGCGCGTGGGGAAAAATAGCCCCTGGTCCCTTTGCTCAGACTCGATGTCGGCTCTCCGGTCAGCGCGCCGAAGGGATCGAAGACGCGTTCGCGCTGGGCGAGAAGATCGTAGCGCCCGCCGATCAGAATGCGCCAGTTCTCGTTGAGATCGATCAGGTCCTGGCCATAGACCGAACGGCTGATCGCCCGGGCGACGCCGTTCGACCAGAAGGCTCCCGCGTAACTGACGCCCGGCGAATAGATGGGCACGAAAATGTTGAGCGGCGCCGCCTGATAGCGGGCGATGTCATTGTTGTAGCCGAAATAGAAGTCCCAATGTTCGAGGCCGAGAAAGACGCTGTGGGCGAGGAAGCCGGTGTCGAAACGCCCGTTGAGGCGCAATTGCGCATCGAAGCTGCGGTTGGCGGTGCGGGCGCGCACCGGATTGCCGAAGACGACCGACTGAAAGCCGTCATAGCCCCAGCCGGTGAACCAGCCCCAGCGGCTGGCGTAGAGGAAATAGTCGACGACCGCGGCGACCTTCCAGTCGGCGTTGAAGGCGTGCTCATAGCGCAAAGTGAGATCGTCGAAGAACGGGGTTTCATGTTCATTCGCCGGAAGTCCGGCGTAGAACTCCTTGGGGACATGCAGAAACACCGGATCGGCAGGCAAGCCGTCGCGCCAGACGAGCCTTGCGCCATTGTGCTCGGCGCGCAGGCTGATGCGGTCGCCGTTATCGGCGGCAAAGGCGATCATCGGCGCAATATCGAAGCTGCGGGTGCGCGTGAAATTGACGAAACTGCCTAGCGTCTGCGCCGAGCCGGTGAAGCGAAACAACAGACTCTTCTCGTCATTGAGCGGCGTATTGACGTCGGCGGTGAACCTTGTGACGTCGAAACTCGCCTTGGTGGCGACGGCATGGGCGAAGGTCTCTTGCGTCGGCGCCTTGCGGATGTAATTGGCGGCGCCGCCGTAGCCCCCTAACGCCTTGCCGAACAGCATGGCGCTTGGGCCTTTGTAGAATTCGACGTGATCGACGGTGGAGAGATCGACGTCCTGGGCGGTGAATCCATGCGAGGCGCCGTCGAACAGCGTCAGTCCGCTCGGAAAGCCGCGCATGACGAAGCTTGGCGAATAGGCGCTATTGGTCGCCGGCGCGTTGACATAGACGCCGCTCTGGTCGCGCCCCAGCGTCTGGGCGTTGGGCGCGTCGGCGCCGCGTGGTTCGACCTGGCTGCGCGCCCCATTTTGCTCGTTGGACCGTTCCTTGCCCGGCTCTTGGTGTTGCTCTTTAGCGCCGGTCTCCTCCTTGACGCGCCTCTTGCCCGCGCTTTGCACGTTCTCCTTGCGCGCGTCCTCCAGCACTTCCTCGGCGCGCGCTTGCGCGGCGCCGACGCATAGGAAAAGCAAAGCGACGAGCGTCGCCCTCATGGGGCGACAGGCGGCGGCTGTCGCTGCCGCCCGACGCGCAAACGGGCGGCGGGATGTTTGCGCTGGAGCGCGACTTGCGCCAGCGGCGCGATGAAGCTTGCAACGTCGCCATCCTCAGTGATGGCGAAGCGGCACATCAGGCCGCCCGCCGCTCCGGCGTCGAAAATATCGAGGACGACGAGCCGCGGCTTTCCGCGCGTGACGACGCCGCGTTCGCGCAGAAAGCCGATGAGCGCCGCCCGTGGGTGGGCCGACAGCGGCAGCGCGCGGCGCAGATTCTGGACAAGACTTCCCCTCTTGGCGCAATCGAAATCCAATTGTCGCTCCATCGCAATAAACAACACATCCGCATCAAAACCGCAGGCCGTCACTCCGCCGGCGCCGGCCGCGCAATCCTGCGCCGCACATGCGCGAGGCGCGCCGAACGCTTCTTCCACCAGATGTAAACGCCCGTGGCGGAAAGCATCACGATCACGAGGCCAAGGAGGCAAACGAAGATGCGATAGGGAAGGCCGAAGAGATTGGCCATATGCAGTTCGACGAGCCAGGTGGTCAGCGTCGTTCCGCTGCGATGCCCTGTCGGCAGACTGAGTGTCTTCAGTTCGCCCGAGCGTGAATCGAACAGGATCGAGGTCGAACCCGCCTTGTCGCCGATGTCGCGCGAAGAACGCACGCGATATTCGTAAAGGCCCTTGTCGCGCAGATTGTAGAGCGCCAGCGGGTGTTCGATCGTAAAGTCGTGTCGGCGCCCCTGCTCCGCCATCAGCCGCTCGCCGGTCGCTTGCGCAGCTTCCCATTCCATCGGCGCGCGCGCATCATTTTGCGGCGTTCCGTCCTGCGCCCAGACGGGCGCCTCGTAATCGAGGACGATTTGCGTCGCGCGCGTATAGAAATTCGGCAGTGTGAAAAACACGCTCGACCAGGCGTAGACGAGGAGCAGCGCCCAGAGCCACAGGCCGCTCGCGCGATGCAGATCGAAGTTGGCGCGATAGACAGAGCTCTTGAGCTTGATGAGCCAAGACGGCTTCCAGCGTGCGAAGAATCCTTTGCGCGAGCGCTCGCCGCCCGCCGGCAACGTCAGGTAGAAGCCGACGAAACAGTCGAGCGTCCAGACAAGCGCCACCGCGCCGAGAATCCAGTCGCCGATGCCGCTCATCGCGAGATACATGTGAAGGCCATAGACGAACGGCAGGATGTCGTTCTTGCGTGTCGGCAATCCATGCCACGTGACGCGCCCGAGTTCATGGCCGTCGACCGGATCGAGGTGCAGAAATTCGAAATCGAGCGGCGACGCGCCGTCGCGCGCCTCCATGCCGATCGAGACCGAGCCTGGATGGCCCATGTAGACAGTTGCTGCGCGCGCCTGCGGGACGATGGATTCAGCGCGGCGCGCCAGCGTCGCCGCGTCGAGTTCTATCCCAGCGCGTTGAGCGGGATAAAGTTCCGGCGTCAGCCAGTGGTTCAACTCGCCCCAGAACGCGAGCAGGCTTCCCGTTAGGCCGACCACGATCAGGAAGCCCGCCATCGCCAGTCCCGCCCAGCGATGCAGCCATACGAACAGCGCGCGCGGCATCGCTAGAACTCCACTCTGATCTGCCCAGTCGCGGTGAAGGGATTAGCGGGAATGGCATTCAGCGGTGGAACATTGTAGTTGAAGAAATCGTCCACACCGGTGAAATACTGCGCGTTATTGATGTTCTTGAGATTGAGCTGAGCGGTCACCTTATAGCCTTCGACCAGCGTCGCGTAGCTCGCGAAGGCGTCGAGACGCGCCCATCCCGGCAGCACAAATGTGTTTTGGATATCGCCCCACGCCCGCGTCGAGGCCGTTACGCCGCCGCCGACGCGCAACCCGAGGCCGTTGTCGCCAAAAGCGTAGGTCAGAAAGATTTTGCCCGAATGGCGCGGCACATTATCGAGATGGTTGCCGAGAAGGCCGCCCCCTTCGCCGAAGATCGTGGAATCGTAAAAGCCAAAAGGGTTCAACCGATTCACCGGATTGTCGGCGATAACCTTCGCGTCGATCAATGCGTAGTTGCCCACGATCGTCATGCGATCGGTAATGCGGCCGATTACGTCAAACTCGATGCCGCGGCTGCGCTGCAATCCGGCAAGCTTCTGCGCCATCGAGGCCAATGACGCGAGATCTCGTGTCGGGACACCGGATTTGGTGATTTGGAAGATGGCGAGCGTGGCGCTCAGACCCGGCAGAGGCTCGGCCTTCAGACCGACTTCCCATTGCAGGCCACGCTGCGGCCCCAAAGGCTGTCTGTCGGCGGTAAAGCCGTTGTTCTGACCGAAGGATCTTGAGTAGCTGCCATAAACGCTGACCTGGGGAAGGATGTCGTAGACGACGCCAGCGCGCGGACTCCAACCCCTGTCGATGGCCGTCGGCGATCGCAGTCGACTGGCGATCGCCAAGTCCTTGCTCGCATCGTAAACGCCGCCGCCGTTCTCAAAGCTCGAAGACGTTCCTATCGTTTGGTCCGCTACATCGTAGCGGACGCCGACAAGCACATGCAGACGGTCAAACCATGTGACATAATCCTGGACATAAAGCCCTTTTTGTCTGGCGAGCACAGACGAATGAAATTTGAATCCAGATCCGATTTGTGAATCGAAATAGGCAAAGGACGGGACCGTTCCATAGATCGGGGAAAAAATGTCTATCGGATACAGGGCGGCGCCATTGGCGAAGTAGTAGTCGTAATAGGTGTTCAGATAATCGAGCCCCATCAGAAATGTGTGTTTGCCGCCAAGCGCCTCAAACTTTCCTTCTAGGTCGATATTGGTCGAGAAGGTACGAGCGGACGCGAACTGGTATTGCCCGATGCGTTGCAGCGTTCGCCCATCCGTGTCGATACACATTGGCGTGACGCAGAGCGGCGTGATATTGGGCTTATCGAAAATGGGGGCGGCGGCGTAAAGAAAGCGGTTGGTGACCTTCCAATCCTCATTGAGATTCTGACGGAATTTATAACTGATTAGATAGTTCTCGAAGCGGTCGCGCGGATCATTAGCCTCCTGGAACGAGCGGCTCAACGGGACTGGCGCGGGTCTCGGCCCGATTGTCGGGATCCCGACGTCGCTTTGCGCCTTCTGACCTGAATATTGTCCTTCGAGAGTGAGTTCGGTCCAGGCGCTCGGGCGGTAGCTCACCACCGGCGCGACGATCACGCGCTCTCCGCCCCCTGAATATCCGCGAAATGAGCCATTGTTCTGATAGGCGCCTGAAAGACGGTAGGCGAGCCCTGGAACTTCAGCGACTGGAGAGGTGAAATCCCACTGCGTGCGATACCAGCTGAACGATCCGAACTGTTGATCGACAACGTAGCGGGCGCGATCGAGCGGCTGCTTGGTCACCAGATTGATCAATCCGCCGGGCTCGGCCCGTCCGAAAAGTACCGACGCTGGCCCCTTAAGCACCTCAATGCGCTCCAGATTGGCGGTGTCGAGGATACCGGGGTTGACATTGCCGAACGACAGATTGTTGCGATAGATGTTGAGGCTCTGAAAGCCGCGAATCTTGAAGTTGTATCCTTCGACCTCGTTGTTGTTGGACCGCACGCCCGGCACGTTCTCTAGCGCTTCCTGGACCGTTGTATTGTTTTGGTCGATCATCACTTGCTTGGGGACCACGTTCACCGACACAGGCGTTTCCCTGATTGGGATGTCGGTCTTGGTGGCGGTAATGGCGTCGTTTACGACATAGCCTTCAGCGGGCGTCTTCGGCTCGCTCGGAAAATTGGACGGACCGGAATCGGATGTGGCGGGCTCTCCCGTTGGCGGTCCCGACACGTGAACCGATGGCGGGCGCTGCCGCCCTCCGATGCTGATCGTAGGCAAGGCTTGCTGAGCGCGGGCGCATTCAGAGGCGAAGGCGAGCAACAGCGCGCCGGCGGAAACGCCGCGCAGGAGAACGGACGAGTTCATTGAGAAACTCCAGAGCGACGGTCACGGCGCTCGAGCAGACGAGAAGAAAAAGCAGGTTGAGCTTAGGACGCGAGTCGCGAATCAGGCCTGCCGCGGCGGGGCGCGCGAGGACCAGGCGCTCGCCCAACCGGCAAGCGCGAGTCGGCTCCGTGCGGGAGCGCGCGGCTTAACAGCGTCAGCCGCCAATCGGCGCCAGGGCGCCAGGCTAAATGCCGCTCCCGGGAGACCAAACGACGCGTGTCCGTCACAACTCGCCAAGCAACAGAGCCCAGCCAGAGAGCACTGGTGCGGTCGCCCGTCGCTCGCTGGCGAGCGCGTGTCACCTTGCGCGCAATCTACGGCGACCGCTGCGACAACTTCCTCTTGTGAATCGCTTCGCCCCCCGGGCGAGGTCAGGGCAAGACCCTGAAGCGCCATGACAAACGCGACAAAGCCGAACAGAACCGCGCGAACGCGTGCGAGCCGCCTATCAGCGTTCTCGCTCGTCCTTGTCGCGTGACTTCCGGTTTGCCGCATCATCGCCGTGCTTCGCCTGGTGGAGAATAAATAGCCAAAGTGGGACTGATGCGCCTGACATGAGTCTGACGCGAGAAATTTTGGCGCGAATTCAAAACACTGTGTCTTTCGGGCAACAGCCGGCCCTTCGCGGGAGTCTGTCCTGTCTTGCGAATTTAGCGACCAAATTCGATAATCGACGGCGCGAAGGGGAGCGGCGCCCACATGCGAATATTGTTGGTTGAAGACGAGCTGGATGCGGCGCGTTTGACGGCGTCGTTAGTCGCCCAGGCCGGTTTCGACGTTGATCAAGCCGGCTGTCTGAGCGCTGCGCGAGAAGCCGTCGAAGGCTCAAATTACGACCTCCTTCTGCTCGATCGTCGTCTTCCTGATGGCGATGGCCTGTCGCTCATGCCGCTCGCGCGAGAACTGCGGCCAGGCATTCGCATCATGATGCTGACGGCTATGGACGACATGGCGGACAAAGTGTCGAGTTTCGATCTCGGCGCCGACGACTATGTGACGAAGCCATTCCAGGGAGAGGAGTTGGTCGCGAGAATACGGGCCTGCGTTCGGCGTCCGGGAAGCGGCGCGCCAAAGCCGATCGTCGTGGGCGCGCTGTCTTTTGACCCGACGACGCGTGACGTCCGTATCTCGAACAGAATCGTCACGCTGCACCGGCGGGAATTGGTCCTGCTCGATTCTCTTCTGCGGCGAGTCAATCGTGTGGTTTCGCGCGAGACTCTTCTCGACGAGGTCTTCTCTCCACACGACGACGTTCAGGACAACACGCTCGATATGGCGGTGTCGCGCTTGCGGCGACGGCTCATCGTGTTGAACGCTGGCGTCGCCATTCACACTATTCGCGGCGTTGGCTATATGGTGACGGAGTTGCTTGATTGAGACGGCATTCGCTCGTATTGCGCATTGTCGGCTGTCTATTCCTTGCACAAATTATAGCCTTTCCGATCGCTTGGCTGGTAACGATCGGCATCGGCCTTACGGGAGTAGAATTTTTCGCCACATCGCTCGATGAGTTGTCGGCGATTCGCGCAAAAAAGCAGATCATCGCATCGTTGGCGATAAATGAAGATAAAATGCTGGAGATCAGGCCGACGCCGGACCTGCTAGAAGATCTGAAGCGCGCGCCCGCCATGAAGTTCGCGGCGTTCCGAAGCCTGAGCCGTGACCCAATCGCCGGTTCCTCGCCAGAGCTCATCGCGATGCTGAAGCCTCTCATCGAGATCAGCCCAACCCATGTGCATTTCATCCTGCCTGGCGATCCAAGCGCTATTCGTAGGGGCCTTATGGAACCGGAATGGACTCCCTTCGGGCGCCTTCACATCGCCGTCTACGGACAGAAATTTCGTTTGGGCGACATTGTCGACGCCGCCATTGAGGAAACGCGCTGGTTGACCGCCTACCTGGTCATGGCGATTTTGATGTCGGCAGGCGCGGCCTGGTTCGCCGTGCGGTGGGGATTGAGGCCGCTCAGACGCGTGGCGGTGCAGGCGTCACGAATCGACATGAACAGCCTGGACCAACGCCTCGATGCAAATGACGTATCGAGCGAAGTTGGCCCCCTCGTCGACGCGGTAAACGACGCTTTGGCGCGGCTCGATGCCGGCGTCGCCCGACAACGGCGTTTTACGGCAAATGCCGCGCATGAACTCCGCACGCCCATTAATGTGCTCGGCGTGCGACTTGATGCGCCTGAGGAGCCAACCTTTAAGAATGATCTAAAACGCGATCATCGGCGAATACGCAACATCGTCGAGCAGTTGCTAGCTTCCGCGCGGCTCGATCAACAATCGACAAGGCGTGATCACACGATCGACCTCGTCGCGTTGACGAGAACGATCATTGCCGACGCAGCGCTTCTGGCGCTGAAGGCGCGGCGCCAGATCGTTCTCGACGCGCCCAGCGCGCCTGTTCTCATAGAGGGAAATCGGCCGGCGCTTGAATCCGTTATCTCGAACGTTATCGACAACGCTCTTCGCGCCGAGCCGGAAGGCGGCGCCGTGCATGTTCGCGTCGCCGAGAACGCAACCATCGAAGTAATCGATCACGGTGGCGGCGTGGAAGAGACGGACCGCGATCTGATCTTCGAACCTTTCTGGCGCAAGAATGATTCTATTCCAGGCACGGGCCTTGGTCTCGCCATCGCCAGGGAGCTAATCGACGCGCATGGCGGCCGCATTTGGGTCGAGGAAACGCCCGGCGGCGGCGCAACTTTCAAGCTGGCCTTCCCCACGATCGAACTCGATTGAATCTGTCAAATCATATTGAGGGATGGAGAGAAACTTGGACGTTCTCGCGCCTACTGCGGGTTAACCAACAGTGGCAGCGATGACGGTCACGAGGGGCTATCAAGCGGTAATGGCGAAGGTAGAGGGATTCCTAGCTGACGCGGAGGCGCCGCCGCCTCTTCTGCATCCGGAATGGCCAGCTACATCGTAAGCGCTGTTGCGGCCACACCTTCCAACGGACGCTGAAAGCAGCGAGTCTGATCTCCTGACGGAGATAGGGCTTGTGTCCAGACTTGATCATACGCTTGAGCCTAAGCGCGAGGCTGTTCGGCGGATCGAAGTGATCGCGGGCGGCGGCGAGCGCCGTCGTCGTTGGTCGGATGACGAGAAGGCGCAAGCGGTCGAGGGTAACCGCTGTTTTCAGGCCACGTCTTTGAGTGCGACCGGCTGCGCGTAGGCCCAGGGCATGAGTTCGTCGAGTTTGCTGGCGAGATGGCCGTCGACGATCTTCGTGAGGACGTCGGTCATATAGGCTTGCGGATCGACGCCGTTGATCTTGCAGGTCTCGATAAGCGATGCGACGATCGCCCAGTTCTCAGCCCCGCCATCGGAACCCGCGAAGAGAGCGTTCTTCCTATTAAGGGCAATGGGGCGGATGGCGCGCTCGACGATGTTGGAGTCGATCTCGATGCGCCCGTCGTCGACGAAGCGCGTTAGGCCGTCCCAGCGCGAGAGCGCGTAGCGGATCGCCTCGGCGAGCTTGGTCTTCTGGCTGATCAGCGTGAGCTTTTCACGCAGCCATGGCTCGAGGGCGTCGAGGATGGGGCGGGATTTTTCCTGTCGCGCCGCGCGCCGGTCATCCGGGTTCTGACCCCGGATATTGCTCTCGACCGCGTAGAGCGCGCCGATGCGCTCGAGCGCCTCGCTGGCGATCGGCGCAGGGCCGGCGGCGGCGAGTTCGTAAAATCGCCTGCGGACATGCGACCAGCAGAAGGCGAGCGACACGCTGTTCTTCTGCGCCAGCGCACGATAGCCGGCGTAACCGTCAACCTGCACGACGCCCGT
Above is a genomic segment from Methylocystis rosea containing:
- a CDS encoding DUF421 domain-containing protein, whose amino-acid sequence is MFFHSLYDLERIAVIGVLAYITLIVMLRFTGKRTLSKMNAFDLIVTVALGSTLSAAILNNQVSLVECALALALLCALQYVVTFTSVRSKIFAKLVKSEPALLYFEGRFLPEALRRERVTEKEAFAAMRSQGVADFDRVKAVVLETDGSLSVVQDKGGGLDTLRDVRGVAESK
- a CDS encoding TonB-dependent siderophore receptor; the encoded protein is MRATLVALLFLCVGAAQARAEEVLEDARKENVQSAGKRRVKEETGAKEQHQEPGKERSNEQNGARSQVEPRGADAPNAQTLGRDQSGVYVNAPATNSAYSPSFVMRGFPSGLTLFDGASHGFTAQDVDLSTVDHVEFYKGPSAMLFGKALGGYGGAANYIRKAPTQETFAHAVATKASFDVTRFTADVNTPLNDEKSLLFRFTGSAQTLGSFVNFTRTRSFDIAPMIAFAADNGDRISLRAEHNGARLVWRDGLPADPVFLHVPKEFYAGLPANEHETPFFDDLTLRYEHAFNADWKVAAVVDYFLYASRWGWFTGWGYDGFQSVVFGNPVRARTANRSFDAQLRLNGRFDTGFLAHSVFLGLEHWDFYFGYNNDIARYQAAPLNIFVPIYSPGVSYAGAFWSNGVARAISRSVYGQDLIDLNENWRILIGGRYDLLAQRERVFDPFGALTGEPTSSLSKGTRGYFSPRAGILYRPNEETQFFAAYGKSLIPNTGVRIQSGEAPPPQQDTQFELGLRREFLDRKMSFEVGLFDITRDNVAIPNPANPSGFYSVVTGQQHSHGVEVNLGGEILPNLKINAVATFLHALVSKDDNVPSQQGSDLLGAPRRVYSFSASYAFDTGELKGLEFGASYYYASRLEATLPNTYGFTLAPQQMLGASLAYSFSDNLKIELNAANLTNRPNWTSNGALFHGEPTTIAATLICKY
- a CDS encoding PepSY-associated TM helix domain-containing protein, whose amino-acid sequence is MPRALFVWLHRWAGLAMAGFLIVVGLTGSLLAFWGELNHWLTPELYPAQRAGIELDAATLARRAESIVPQARAATVYMGHPGSVSIGMEARDGASPLDFEFLHLDPVDGHELGRVTWHGLPTRKNDILPFVYGLHMYLAMSGIGDWILGAVALVWTLDCFVGFYLTLPAGGERSRKGFFARWKPSWLIKLKSSVYRANFDLHRASGLWLWALLLVYAWSSVFFTLPNFYTRATQIVLDYEAPVWAQDGTPQNDARAPMEWEAAQATGERLMAEQGRRHDFTIEHPLALYNLRDKGLYEYRVRSSRDIGDKAGSTSILFDSRSGELKTLSLPTGHRSGTTLTTWLVELHMANLFGLPYRIFVCLLGLVIVMLSATGVYIWWKKRSARLAHVRRRIARPAPAE
- a CDS encoding TonB-dependent siderophore receptor gives rise to the protein MNSSVLLRGVSAGALLLAFASECARAQQALPTISIGGRQRPPSVHVSGPPTGEPATSDSGPSNFPSEPKTPAEGYVVNDAITATKTDIPIRETPVSVNVVPKQVMIDQNNTTVQEALENVPGVRSNNNEVEGYNFKIRGFQSLNIYRNNLSFGNVNPGILDTANLERIEVLKGPASVLFGRAEPGGLINLVTKQPLDRARYVVDQQFGSFSWYRTQWDFTSPVAEVPGLAYRLSGAYQNNGSFRGYSGGGERVIVAPVVSYRPSAWTELTLEGQYSGQKAQSDVGIPTIGPRPAPVPLSRSFQEANDPRDRFENYLISYKFRQNLNEDWKVTNRFLYAAAPIFDKPNITPLCVTPMCIDTDGRTLQRIGQYQFASARTFSTNIDLEGKFEALGGKHTFLMGLDYLNTYYDYYFANGAALYPIDIFSPIYGTVPSFAYFDSQIGSGFKFHSSVLARQKGLYVQDYVTWFDRLHVLVGVRYDVADQTIGTSSSFENGGGVYDASKDLAIASRLRSPTAIDRGWSPRAGVVYDILPQVSVYGSYSRSFGQNNGFTADRQPLGPQRGLQWEVGLKAEPLPGLSATLAIFQITKSGVPTRDLASLASMAQKLAGLQRSRGIEFDVIGRITDRMTIVGNYALIDAKVIADNPVNRLNPFGFYDSTIFGEGGGLLGNHLDNVPRHSGKIFLTYAFGDNGLGLRVGGGVTASTRAWGDIQNTFVLPGWARLDAFASYATLVEGYKVTAQLNLKNINNAQYFTGVDDFFNYNVPPLNAIPANPFTATGQIRVEF
- a CDS encoding response regulator transcription factor encodes the protein MRILLVEDELDAARLTASLVAQAGFDVDQAGCLSAAREAVEGSNYDLLLLDRRLPDGDGLSLMPLARELRPGIRIMMLTAMDDMADKVSSFDLGADDYVTKPFQGEELVARIRACVRRPGSGAPKPIVVGALSFDPTTRDVRISNRIVTLHRRELVLLDSLLRRVNRVVSRETLLDEVFSPHDDVQDNTLDMAVSRLRRRLIVLNAGVAIHTIRGVGYMVTELLD
- a CDS encoding HAMP domain-containing sensor histidine kinase; amino-acid sequence: MRRHSLVLRIVGCLFLAQIIAFPIAWLVTIGIGLTGVEFFATSLDELSAIRAKKQIIASLAINEDKMLEIRPTPDLLEDLKRAPAMKFAAFRSLSRDPIAGSSPELIAMLKPLIEISPTHVHFILPGDPSAIRRGLMEPEWTPFGRLHIAVYGQKFRLGDIVDAAIEETRWLTAYLVMAILMSAGAAWFAVRWGLRPLRRVAVQASRIDMNSLDQRLDANDVSSEVGPLVDAVNDALARLDAGVARQRRFTANAAHELRTPINVLGVRLDAPEEPTFKNDLKRDHRRIRNIVEQLLASARLDQQSTRRDHTIDLVALTRTIIADAALLALKARRQIVLDAPSAPVLIEGNRPALESVISNVIDNALRAEPEGGAVHVRVAENATIEVIDHGGGVEETDRDLIFEPFWRKNDSIPGTGLGLAIARELIDAHGGRIWVEETPGGGATFKLAFPTIELD